Part of the Sciurus carolinensis chromosome 7, mSciCar1.2, whole genome shotgun sequence genome, TGTGAATTTTTACCTTTTTGGCCtatgaaaaaagtgttttaatgaattcttttttttttttttgacagtttttgtagttttatttaagCACACAAAAATGTGCCCATGAACtgtctattgatttttttttttttttaaccacacaacatggaacttttatttttaacgtGATTTCTGTACAGCAGGAGTATTAGAGTTTCTTTCATAAATGGAAAACAATGTTACTAGAAGAAATGATGACAAAACCAAACCAGTATTTGATGTGAATCCGTATTTTATGCTTCAAATCCAGCCAAGAAGTTTGTTACAATCTCTTTCAGCTTTGCATCTGACTCTTCTGAGATCTTTCCATCAGCCCTGATGTTGCCCAAGAGGGCTTGGTGTTGACTGATCACATGAGACAAGAAAGCATTCTCAAACTTTGTGATCTTGCTGGGTTCCAGTTTATCAAGATACCCTCTTACACCCGCATAGATAACAGCAACTTGTTCTTCAATAGCCATGGGAGAATACTGTCCTTgcttcagcaactcagtcagaCGCACGCCACGACTCAAGAGTTGTTGAGTGGCAGCATCAAGATCAGAACCAAACTGGGCAAAAGCAGCAACCTCACGATACTGAGCCAACTCCAGCTTCATGGTACCTGCCACCTGCTTCATAGCTCTGGTTTGGGCAGCAGATCCGACACGGGACACAGATAAACCAACGTTAATAGCAGGGCGAATACCTTTATAGAACAATTCTGTTTCCAAGAAGATCTGTCCATCGGTGATGGAAATGACATTTGTTGGAATGTAAGCAGACACATCACCAGCCTGTGTTTCTATGACTGGTAAAGCAGTCAAGGAGCCACCACCAAAGGAATCATTCATTTTGGCTGCTCTCTCTAGCAGTCGGGAGTGTAGGTAGAACACATCACCAGGATAGGCCTCACGGCCAGGGGGACGGCGCAGCAACAGGGACATCTGATGGTACACAACAGCCTGTTTGGATAAGTCATCATAGATGATCAAAGCATGTTTGCCATTATCTCTAAAATATCCTCCCATAGAACAGCCAGAGTACGGAGCCAGGTACTGAAGTGGGACAGCATCAGAAGCAGTGGCTGACACCACAATGGTGTACTTCATAGCATCTGCATCTGTAAGTCTCTTGACCAACTGGGCAACAGTGGATCACTTTTGACCAATAGCAACATAGATACAATACAGCTTCTTCTTTTCATCAGATCCATCATTGAAACATTTCTGATTAATAATTGTGTCAATAGCAATGGATGTTTTCCCGGTCTGTCTGTCACCAATAATCAGTTCACACTGACCATGTCCAATTGGCACCAAGCTATCCACAGCCTTAATGCCAGTCTGCATTGGTTCCCTCACAGAGATTTGAGGAATGATTCCAGGGGTTTTCAGGCCCACTCGCCTACGGGTCTTGGAACCAATTGGACCCTTTCCATCAATGGCATTACCAAGGGCAACTACTAAACGACCCAACAGCTCCTCGCCAACTGGAACATCCACAATGGCTCCTGTCCTCTTTAGATATCTCCTTCTTTGATTAGTTTATCATTCCCGAACACGACAACACCAACATTGTCCGGTTCCAAGTTGAGAGACATACCCTTTAAGCCTGAAGAAAACTCTACCATTTCTTCTGCTTGAACATTCCTCAGCCCATGAACTCGGGCAATACCATCACCAATACTTAAGACACGACCAGTTTCTTCAAGGTCAACAGAGGTATCAGCTCCAAGAATACGCTCTTCGAGAATAGAGGACATCTCAGCAGTGCCAATATTCTGAAGATGGGTGTTAGAAGCATGGAGGTTCCTTGCAGCAATAAAGGATGACCCCAAAGCATTTTTGGAGACCATCCCGGCCCGCTGAGGGAGGGTGCGGGCCACTGCCGCGGCGATGCACACAGACAGCATCTTCGGTTTGTCCTCAGGTGGTTCCTCCGCAGCCGCAGCCTCCGGACTGACTGGGCTATTGATTTTCTTCACTGCACAGTCTGGCATTAGGATTGGTGACTCTGATGGCCAGTTGggttgttcttttcatgatggcTTTGCAGCTCACCAAACCACATTATGATTTCATTGCTTTATCTAATTTTGTGAGGCATCCAGGGAAATAGGGTGTCTGGGAAAAGTAAATTAACAATATGCCCTATGTAGATGACAACTAATTAACTTCTCCCACATTCGGAAACCTCCTCAGGAGCATTTTAGTTTCCTAACACACAATGCTTAACTTCACCAGAAGATCTGGAATGCAAACTATTAGAGGAGGAAGGGATCTTAGAGCTTGTCAAGTTCAGTGTCTTCCCCATTTGGAAATTTTGTCTATACTTCTACCCAGAAATGTGGGTACTCGGTGCCATACAAACTTCCCAGATAGGAGAGAGTTGGTCCCAGAGTTGGAAACCCTAACAATTACTTGGAAAAACCCTCATTATGTAGAGGCGTTTGCTCCAAACTGACAAATCTAGCCACTGAACAGCAGAATAAGACTAATGCATTTGCCGTGACAGTCCCTAACCTGTGTGACAACAGTTTACCTACCCAAACATGTCACAGTTGCACATCCCTGCTGCCTTCTGCTGTCCCTCCCATGGCACAGTGTTAAGAGTCTAGGGCCATCTTTTTCTTCTAGACCTACTGTAATTTCAgagtaaaaatatttgttcttagaggaaaatacTAACTTGGTAAAGgcacatttatttctcttttagaatttaaaattaaatgtttattaaagagAAACCAAAGACTTTGTTTTACACTGTATTAGTGTTTACCAGGTACCACATATTCTTTCAATGAGTTTTTTAGTAGATTCCTACTCTCCAGCAAAGGCAATGTCATATTTGTCTGGATTTTCAGCAGCTAGCAAAATGCCAGCACATGAtgagcattcaataaatgtttggcTTAATTAATGAAATCTGAGACACCTTGACTGAATTTTTAGAAACCCTGTCATCCTTAATGAATTACATAATAACATGTCTTTAGTTCAAGACCTGTAAATGAATGAAAGTTCCACTGTCTAGAACAAAGGGACCTTGTGGATCTAATAGAAAGATCTGTGTCACAGTAATTTTCCTTTCATATAAAACACGCCATTTTTCAGGACAATATCATTTTCACTATTTTTCTGACCATTGAAAAGTCAAAggaatt contains:
- the LOC124988623 gene encoding LOW QUALITY PROTEIN: ATP synthase subunit alpha, mitochondrial-like (The sequence of the model RefSeq protein was modified relative to this genomic sequence to represent the inferred CDS: inserted 1 base in 1 codon; substituted 1 base at 1 genomic stop codon) → MLSVCIAAAVARTLPQRAGMVSKNALGSSFIAARNLHASNTHLQNIGTAEMSSILEERILGADTSVDLEETGRVLSIGDGIARVHGLRNVQAEEMVEFSSGLKGMSLNLEPDNVGVVVFGNDKLIKEGDIXKRTGAIVDVPVGEELLGRLVVALGNAIDGKGPIGSKTRRRVGLKTPGIIPQISVREPMQTGIKAVDSLVPIGHGQCELIIGDRQTGKTSIAIDTIINQKCFNDGSDEKKKLYCIYVAIGQKXSTVAQLVKRLTDADAMKYTIVVSATASDAVPLQYLAPYSGCSMGGYFRDNGKHALIIYDDLSKQAVVYHQMSLLLRRPPGREAYPGDVFYLHSRLLERAAKMNDSFGGGSLTALPVIETQAGDVSAYIPTNVISITDGQIFLETELFYKGIRPAINVGLSVSRVGSAAQTRAMKQVAGTMKLELAQYREVAAFAQFGSDLDAATQQLLSRGVRLTELLKQGQYSPMAIEEQVAVIYAGVRGYLDKLEPSKITKFENAFLSHVISQHQALLGNIRADGKISEESDAKLKEIVTNFLAGFEA